The following are from one region of the Tachysurus fulvidraco isolate hzauxx_2018 chromosome 15, HZAU_PFXX_2.0, whole genome shotgun sequence genome:
- the trak1b gene encoding trafficking kinesin-binding protein 1 isoform X2, with amino-acid sequence MIAQSWSTSARTAPLVKSVLCAERVGQMTKTYNDIDAVTRLLEEKERDLELAARIGQSLLKKNQSLSVQNEYLEEQVGNIREEVTQLHHELNLKDELLQFYTNAAEESEEDATSPPGRLGRTSLPFPGGSHVDVLQRKLRDLEEENVSLRSEASHLKSETETYEEKEQQLVNDCVKELRQSSLQISTIAEELTRKTEDAARQQEEITHLLSQVVDLQKKAKTHALENEELSQHLVAAKDAQRQLTAELQELGEKYMECIDMLHEAQEELKYLRNRSMSAGTPRRYHPFGLFPMDSLAAEIEGTMRMELNHEHPEQEEQKVRQKRVFETVKNINQSVRQRSPAPPTANIPGSNQTHSSLSSALSDGNTDNLAALDNREQSMLLEAESTDANFDSTEKRSSSEDLKLALRRLSLRRQNCLSERRFFEEARERKHHDAPLHGIVSGESIMSLGMWASRPYLPDKLQIVKPLEGSATLQHWQQLAQPNLGGILDARPGVVPKGFRPLELDLEEVYHYSDFEEDEPGDQYFQNLPTTTTTSNPGFGHAPSASPSPCLSTGHATAEFSVHYPGKCMAHTSSTYTFTTCKILHPSDEVTRVTPSLNPAPASSCAMSSSLRSTPAATPCTPRRLSLSQSQSFTNLRDSTKTFSTSLGLVRLLQERGISAAVYQPRSWDRASGDVHLSTSVLPPSSPLGSQKLSTPPNSPARHTPSPHTVDQDNPADFSFKTPSYENFLASKPARSILKEVAEGAQARDCESQTDVSVYNLNLVDKLKRLGLASPGASGISGPRPILGPLGGLRRTGSPFTPLNEGLRRNRSYPAVVGASMAMKSPGPQKDELILSPKLPKQTSLK; translated from the exons ATGATTGCACAGAGCTGGAGCACTTCAGCAAGGACTGCACCACTGGTAAAATCTG TGCTATGTGCTGAACGAGTGGGCCAGATGACTAAGACCTACAATGACATCGACGCTGTCACCAGACTTCTGGAGGAG AAAGAACGGGACCTGGAACTGGCTGCTCGGATTGGCCAGTCCCTGCTGAAGAAGAACCAGAGTTTATCTGTGCAGAATGAGTACCTAGAGGAACAAGTGGGGAACATCAGAGAGGAG gtGACCCAGCTCCATCATGAGCTAAATCTCAAAGATGAGCTCTTGCAGTTCTACACCAACGCAGCCGAGGAAAGTGAGGAGGACGCCACGTCTCCACC AGGTCGGCTCGGCAGGACGTCGTTGCCTTTTCCTGGTGGCTCGCATGTGGACGTACTTCAGAGGAAACTCAGAGACCTGGAGGAGGAGAACGTCTCTCTTAGATCAGAG GCGAGCCATCTGAAGTCTGAGACAGAGACGTATGAGGAGAAAGAGCAGCAGCTGGTGAACGACTGTGTGAAGGAACTCA GACAATCCAGTCTGCAGATCTCCACCATAGCAGAGGAACTGACCAGGAAGACAGAGGATGCGGCCCGCCAGCAGGAGGAAATCACCCACTTGCTCTCGCAGGTTGTCGACTTGCAGAAAAAGGCCAAAACG CATGCTCTGGAGAACGAGGAGCTCTCTCAGCATCTGGTGGCAGCTAAAGACGCCCAGAGGCAACTCACAGCCGAG CTTCAGGAGCTGGGTGAAAAGTATATGGAGTGTATTGATATGCTGCATGAGGCTCAGGAAGAGCTGAAGTACCTGCGGAACAGGAGCATGTCTGCTGGAACACCACGGCGGTACCATCCTTTTGGACTCTTCCCTATG gactcTCTGGCTGCTGAAATCGAGGGCACTATGAGGATGGAGTTGAATCACGAGCACCCTGAACAGGAGGAGCAAAA GGTGCGTCAAAAGCGTGTGTTTGAGACAGTTAAAAACATTAACCAGTCAGTCAGGCAACGCTCGCCGGCTCCGCCTACTGCTAATATCCCTGGGTCCAACCAGACGCACTCGTCCTTAAGTTCCGCCCTCTCTGACGGCAACACTGACAACTTGGCTGCTCTTGATAACCGCGAACAGAGCATGCTCCTGGAGGCAGAGTCGACAGATGCCAA TTTTGACAGCACTGAAAAGCGTTCCAGCTCGGAAGACCTGAAGCTTGCATTGCGCCGACTCTCACTGCGCCGACAGAACTGCCTGAGCGAGCGTCGTTTCTTTGAGGAGGCGCGTGAGAGGAAGCACCATGATGCTCCACTTCATGGCATTGTTTCTGGAGAAAGCATCATGTCGCTGGGCATGTGGGCGAGCCGGCCCTACCTCCCAGACAAGCTGCAGATCGTCAAACCTTTGGAAG GGTCTGCAACCTTACAGCACTGGCAGCAGTTAGCTCAGCCTAACTTAGGCGGGATTCTGGACGCACGTCCTGGTGTAGTCCCTAAGGGTTTCCGTCCTCTGGAACTCGATCTAGAGGAGGTCTATCACTACAGCGACTTCGAGGAGGACGAGCCTGGAGATCAGTACTTCCAGAACCTTCCAACTACAACCACTACATCTAATCCTGGTTTTGGCCATGCCCCATCAGCCTCTCCGTCGCCCTGCCTAAGCACTGGCCACGCCACTGCAGAGTTCTCGG TTCACTACCCAGGTAAGTGTATGGCCCACACTAGTTCCACCTACACGTTCACTACCTGCAAGATCCTCCACCCATCGGATGAGGTCACCAGAGTAACTCCCAG TCTAAACCCTGCCCCGGCCTCTTCGTGTGCGATGTCCTCCAGCCTTCGCTCCACCCCCGCTGCCACACCCTGCACTCCTCGCCGCTTAAGCCTCTCCCAGTCCCAGTCCTTCACCAACTTACGTGACTCTACGAAGACCTTTAGCACCTCACTGGGGTTAGTGCGCCTCCTACAGGAGCGTGGGATCTCTGCCGCCGTCTATCAGCCACGAAGTTGGGACAGGGCCAGTGGGGATGTCCATTTATCCACCTCTGTCCTCCCTCCATCATCCCCTCTAGGCTCTCAGAAACTTTCTACTCCACCAAACTCCCCTGCCCGACACACTCCAAGCCCCCACACTGTTGATCAGGACAACCCCGCAGACTTTTCATTCAAGACCCCATCCTATGAGAACTTCCTTGCATCTAAGCCAGCACGGTCCATTCTGAAAGAGGTGGCGGAGGGTGCCCAGGCGAGGGATTGTGAGAGTCAGACGGATGTCAGCGTGTACAACCTGAACCTGGTAGATAAGCTAAAGCGGCtggggctggcaagtccaggaGCAAGTGGGATCTCAGGGCCGCGCCCCATCCTGGGCCCTCTAGGTGGTCTGAGGAGGACGGGCTCTCCCTTTACACCCCTAAATGAAGGATTAAGGCGCAATCGGAGCTACCCAGCTGTGGTTGGTGCAAGTATGGCTATGAAAAGCCCTGGACCCCAAAAAGATGAGCTGATCCTATCTCCGAAGCTTCCCAAGCAGACTAGTCTTAAATAG
- the trak1b gene encoding trafficking kinesin-binding protein 1 isoform X3, protein MTKTYNDIDAVTRLLEEKERDLELAARIGQSLLKKNQSLSVQNEYLEEQVGNIREEVTQLHHELNLKDELLQFYTNAAEESEEDATSPPGRLGRTSLPFPGGSHVDVLQRKLRDLEEENVSLRSEASHLKSETETYEEKEQQLVNDCVKELRQSSLQISTIAEELTRKTEDAARQQEEITHLLSQVVDLQKKAKTHALENEELSQHLVAAKDAQRQLTAELQELGEKYMECIDMLHEAQEELKYLRNRSMSAGTPRRYHPFGLFPMDSLAAEIEGTMRMELNHEHPEQEEQKVRQKRVFETVKNINQSVRQRSPAPPTANIPGSNQTHSSLSSALSDGNTDNLAALDNREQSMLLEAESTDANFDSTEKRSSSEDLKLALRRLSLRRQNCLSERRFFEEARERKHHDAPLHGIVSGESIMSLGMWASRPYLPDKLQIVKPLEGSATLQHWQQLAQPNLGGILDARPGVVPKGFRPLELDLEEVYHYSDFEEDEPGDQYFQNLPTTTTTSNPGFGHAPSASPSPCLSTGHATAEFSVHYPGKCMAHTSSTYTFTTCKILHPSDEVTRVTPSLNPAPASSCAMSSSLRSTPAATPCTPRRLSLSQSQSFTNLRDSTKTFSTSLGLVRLLQERGISAAVYQPRSWDRASGDVHLSTSVLPPSSPLGSQKLSTPPNSPARHTPSPHTVDQDNPADFSFKTPSYENFLASKPARSILKEVAEGAQARDCESQTDVSVYNLNLVDKLKRLGLASPGASGISGPRPILGPLGGLRRTGSPFTPLNEGLRRNRSYPAVVGASMAMKSPGPQKDELILSPKLPKQTSLK, encoded by the exons ATGACTAAGACCTACAATGACATCGACGCTGTCACCAGACTTCTGGAGGAG AAAGAACGGGACCTGGAACTGGCTGCTCGGATTGGCCAGTCCCTGCTGAAGAAGAACCAGAGTTTATCTGTGCAGAATGAGTACCTAGAGGAACAAGTGGGGAACATCAGAGAGGAG gtGACCCAGCTCCATCATGAGCTAAATCTCAAAGATGAGCTCTTGCAGTTCTACACCAACGCAGCCGAGGAAAGTGAGGAGGACGCCACGTCTCCACC AGGTCGGCTCGGCAGGACGTCGTTGCCTTTTCCTGGTGGCTCGCATGTGGACGTACTTCAGAGGAAACTCAGAGACCTGGAGGAGGAGAACGTCTCTCTTAGATCAGAG GCGAGCCATCTGAAGTCTGAGACAGAGACGTATGAGGAGAAAGAGCAGCAGCTGGTGAACGACTGTGTGAAGGAACTCA GACAATCCAGTCTGCAGATCTCCACCATAGCAGAGGAACTGACCAGGAAGACAGAGGATGCGGCCCGCCAGCAGGAGGAAATCACCCACTTGCTCTCGCAGGTTGTCGACTTGCAGAAAAAGGCCAAAACG CATGCTCTGGAGAACGAGGAGCTCTCTCAGCATCTGGTGGCAGCTAAAGACGCCCAGAGGCAACTCACAGCCGAG CTTCAGGAGCTGGGTGAAAAGTATATGGAGTGTATTGATATGCTGCATGAGGCTCAGGAAGAGCTGAAGTACCTGCGGAACAGGAGCATGTCTGCTGGAACACCACGGCGGTACCATCCTTTTGGACTCTTCCCTATG gactcTCTGGCTGCTGAAATCGAGGGCACTATGAGGATGGAGTTGAATCACGAGCACCCTGAACAGGAGGAGCAAAA GGTGCGTCAAAAGCGTGTGTTTGAGACAGTTAAAAACATTAACCAGTCAGTCAGGCAACGCTCGCCGGCTCCGCCTACTGCTAATATCCCTGGGTCCAACCAGACGCACTCGTCCTTAAGTTCCGCCCTCTCTGACGGCAACACTGACAACTTGGCTGCTCTTGATAACCGCGAACAGAGCATGCTCCTGGAGGCAGAGTCGACAGATGCCAA TTTTGACAGCACTGAAAAGCGTTCCAGCTCGGAAGACCTGAAGCTTGCATTGCGCCGACTCTCACTGCGCCGACAGAACTGCCTGAGCGAGCGTCGTTTCTTTGAGGAGGCGCGTGAGAGGAAGCACCATGATGCTCCACTTCATGGCATTGTTTCTGGAGAAAGCATCATGTCGCTGGGCATGTGGGCGAGCCGGCCCTACCTCCCAGACAAGCTGCAGATCGTCAAACCTTTGGAAG GGTCTGCAACCTTACAGCACTGGCAGCAGTTAGCTCAGCCTAACTTAGGCGGGATTCTGGACGCACGTCCTGGTGTAGTCCCTAAGGGTTTCCGTCCTCTGGAACTCGATCTAGAGGAGGTCTATCACTACAGCGACTTCGAGGAGGACGAGCCTGGAGATCAGTACTTCCAGAACCTTCCAACTACAACCACTACATCTAATCCTGGTTTTGGCCATGCCCCATCAGCCTCTCCGTCGCCCTGCCTAAGCACTGGCCACGCCACTGCAGAGTTCTCGG TTCACTACCCAGGTAAGTGTATGGCCCACACTAGTTCCACCTACACGTTCACTACCTGCAAGATCCTCCACCCATCGGATGAGGTCACCAGAGTAACTCCCAG TCTAAACCCTGCCCCGGCCTCTTCGTGTGCGATGTCCTCCAGCCTTCGCTCCACCCCCGCTGCCACACCCTGCACTCCTCGCCGCTTAAGCCTCTCCCAGTCCCAGTCCTTCACCAACTTACGTGACTCTACGAAGACCTTTAGCACCTCACTGGGGTTAGTGCGCCTCCTACAGGAGCGTGGGATCTCTGCCGCCGTCTATCAGCCACGAAGTTGGGACAGGGCCAGTGGGGATGTCCATTTATCCACCTCTGTCCTCCCTCCATCATCCCCTCTAGGCTCTCAGAAACTTTCTACTCCACCAAACTCCCCTGCCCGACACACTCCAAGCCCCCACACTGTTGATCAGGACAACCCCGCAGACTTTTCATTCAAGACCCCATCCTATGAGAACTTCCTTGCATCTAAGCCAGCACGGTCCATTCTGAAAGAGGTGGCGGAGGGTGCCCAGGCGAGGGATTGTGAGAGTCAGACGGATGTCAGCGTGTACAACCTGAACCTGGTAGATAAGCTAAAGCGGCtggggctggcaagtccaggaGCAAGTGGGATCTCAGGGCCGCGCCCCATCCTGGGCCCTCTAGGTGGTCTGAGGAGGACGGGCTCTCCCTTTACACCCCTAAATGAAGGATTAAGGCGCAATCGGAGCTACCCAGCTGTGGTTGGTGCAAGTATGGCTATGAAAAGCCCTGGACCCCAAAAAGATGAGCTGATCCTATCTCCGAAGCTTCCCAAGCAGACTAGTCTTAAATAG
- the trak1b gene encoding trafficking kinesin-binding protein 1 isoform X1, producing MRDRIRVHISSLNSERTREREREKCRRMYRSVRDDCTELEHFSKDCTTVLCAERVGQMTKTYNDIDAVTRLLEEKERDLELAARIGQSLLKKNQSLSVQNEYLEEQVGNIREEVTQLHHELNLKDELLQFYTNAAEESEEDATSPPGRLGRTSLPFPGGSHVDVLQRKLRDLEEENVSLRSEASHLKSETETYEEKEQQLVNDCVKELRQSSLQISTIAEELTRKTEDAARQQEEITHLLSQVVDLQKKAKTHALENEELSQHLVAAKDAQRQLTAELQELGEKYMECIDMLHEAQEELKYLRNRSMSAGTPRRYHPFGLFPMDSLAAEIEGTMRMELNHEHPEQEEQKVRQKRVFETVKNINQSVRQRSPAPPTANIPGSNQTHSSLSSALSDGNTDNLAALDNREQSMLLEAESTDANFDSTEKRSSSEDLKLALRRLSLRRQNCLSERRFFEEARERKHHDAPLHGIVSGESIMSLGMWASRPYLPDKLQIVKPLEGSATLQHWQQLAQPNLGGILDARPGVVPKGFRPLELDLEEVYHYSDFEEDEPGDQYFQNLPTTTTTSNPGFGHAPSASPSPCLSTGHATAEFSVHYPGKCMAHTSSTYTFTTCKILHPSDEVTRVTPSLNPAPASSCAMSSSLRSTPAATPCTPRRLSLSQSQSFTNLRDSTKTFSTSLGLVRLLQERGISAAVYQPRSWDRASGDVHLSTSVLPPSSPLGSQKLSTPPNSPARHTPSPHTVDQDNPADFSFKTPSYENFLASKPARSILKEVAEGAQARDCESQTDVSVYNLNLVDKLKRLGLASPGASGISGPRPILGPLGGLRRTGSPFTPLNEGLRRNRSYPAVVGASMAMKSPGPQKDELILSPKLPKQTSLK from the exons ATGAGGGATAGAATCCGAGTACATATCTCATCATTAAACAGCGAGagaactagagagagagaaagagagaagtgtAGGAGGATGTACAGGAGCGTTAGGGATGATTGCACAGAGCTGGAGCACTTCAGCAAGGACTGCACCACTG TGCTATGTGCTGAACGAGTGGGCCAGATGACTAAGACCTACAATGACATCGACGCTGTCACCAGACTTCTGGAGGAG AAAGAACGGGACCTGGAACTGGCTGCTCGGATTGGCCAGTCCCTGCTGAAGAAGAACCAGAGTTTATCTGTGCAGAATGAGTACCTAGAGGAACAAGTGGGGAACATCAGAGAGGAG gtGACCCAGCTCCATCATGAGCTAAATCTCAAAGATGAGCTCTTGCAGTTCTACACCAACGCAGCCGAGGAAAGTGAGGAGGACGCCACGTCTCCACC AGGTCGGCTCGGCAGGACGTCGTTGCCTTTTCCTGGTGGCTCGCATGTGGACGTACTTCAGAGGAAACTCAGAGACCTGGAGGAGGAGAACGTCTCTCTTAGATCAGAG GCGAGCCATCTGAAGTCTGAGACAGAGACGTATGAGGAGAAAGAGCAGCAGCTGGTGAACGACTGTGTGAAGGAACTCA GACAATCCAGTCTGCAGATCTCCACCATAGCAGAGGAACTGACCAGGAAGACAGAGGATGCGGCCCGCCAGCAGGAGGAAATCACCCACTTGCTCTCGCAGGTTGTCGACTTGCAGAAAAAGGCCAAAACG CATGCTCTGGAGAACGAGGAGCTCTCTCAGCATCTGGTGGCAGCTAAAGACGCCCAGAGGCAACTCACAGCCGAG CTTCAGGAGCTGGGTGAAAAGTATATGGAGTGTATTGATATGCTGCATGAGGCTCAGGAAGAGCTGAAGTACCTGCGGAACAGGAGCATGTCTGCTGGAACACCACGGCGGTACCATCCTTTTGGACTCTTCCCTATG gactcTCTGGCTGCTGAAATCGAGGGCACTATGAGGATGGAGTTGAATCACGAGCACCCTGAACAGGAGGAGCAAAA GGTGCGTCAAAAGCGTGTGTTTGAGACAGTTAAAAACATTAACCAGTCAGTCAGGCAACGCTCGCCGGCTCCGCCTACTGCTAATATCCCTGGGTCCAACCAGACGCACTCGTCCTTAAGTTCCGCCCTCTCTGACGGCAACACTGACAACTTGGCTGCTCTTGATAACCGCGAACAGAGCATGCTCCTGGAGGCAGAGTCGACAGATGCCAA TTTTGACAGCACTGAAAAGCGTTCCAGCTCGGAAGACCTGAAGCTTGCATTGCGCCGACTCTCACTGCGCCGACAGAACTGCCTGAGCGAGCGTCGTTTCTTTGAGGAGGCGCGTGAGAGGAAGCACCATGATGCTCCACTTCATGGCATTGTTTCTGGAGAAAGCATCATGTCGCTGGGCATGTGGGCGAGCCGGCCCTACCTCCCAGACAAGCTGCAGATCGTCAAACCTTTGGAAG GGTCTGCAACCTTACAGCACTGGCAGCAGTTAGCTCAGCCTAACTTAGGCGGGATTCTGGACGCACGTCCTGGTGTAGTCCCTAAGGGTTTCCGTCCTCTGGAACTCGATCTAGAGGAGGTCTATCACTACAGCGACTTCGAGGAGGACGAGCCTGGAGATCAGTACTTCCAGAACCTTCCAACTACAACCACTACATCTAATCCTGGTTTTGGCCATGCCCCATCAGCCTCTCCGTCGCCCTGCCTAAGCACTGGCCACGCCACTGCAGAGTTCTCGG TTCACTACCCAGGTAAGTGTATGGCCCACACTAGTTCCACCTACACGTTCACTACCTGCAAGATCCTCCACCCATCGGATGAGGTCACCAGAGTAACTCCCAG TCTAAACCCTGCCCCGGCCTCTTCGTGTGCGATGTCCTCCAGCCTTCGCTCCACCCCCGCTGCCACACCCTGCACTCCTCGCCGCTTAAGCCTCTCCCAGTCCCAGTCCTTCACCAACTTACGTGACTCTACGAAGACCTTTAGCACCTCACTGGGGTTAGTGCGCCTCCTACAGGAGCGTGGGATCTCTGCCGCCGTCTATCAGCCACGAAGTTGGGACAGGGCCAGTGGGGATGTCCATTTATCCACCTCTGTCCTCCCTCCATCATCCCCTCTAGGCTCTCAGAAACTTTCTACTCCACCAAACTCCCCTGCCCGACACACTCCAAGCCCCCACACTGTTGATCAGGACAACCCCGCAGACTTTTCATTCAAGACCCCATCCTATGAGAACTTCCTTGCATCTAAGCCAGCACGGTCCATTCTGAAAGAGGTGGCGGAGGGTGCCCAGGCGAGGGATTGTGAGAGTCAGACGGATGTCAGCGTGTACAACCTGAACCTGGTAGATAAGCTAAAGCGGCtggggctggcaagtccaggaGCAAGTGGGATCTCAGGGCCGCGCCCCATCCTGGGCCCTCTAGGTGGTCTGAGGAGGACGGGCTCTCCCTTTACACCCCTAAATGAAGGATTAAGGCGCAATCGGAGCTACCCAGCTGTGGTTGGTGCAAGTATGGCTATGAAAAGCCCTGGACCCCAAAAAGATGAGCTGATCCTATCTCCGAAGCTTCCCAAGCAGACTAGTCTTAAATAG